A single window of Acidimicrobiia bacterium DNA harbors:
- a CDS encoding phenylacetate--CoA ligase family protein, whose translation MPPNDSVYYDAEYETMPRARIEEEQLELLLDLIPYAYEHSPLVRETWDAAKLVPRDIKSLDDFREKVPFIDKDAVRHFRDDRKDPYGGLLCVEPSELTAIMSTSGTTGDPTLVAEQWGGGGGGRPTIITRDFWGMGLRPGDRVALVLFTFRGPMYGLIQGLGAVPVLVDYDPSEIERLLALSIEYRPTIMYNFGNTLMAATPTAAEHAGIDPKDAFSSYLGVVWAGEPLGPRARALAAEWGLPLFEHTSVGDVTASFECTAHDGLHFWEDTAFVEGIEPDATDHTDAVASADGARCELVATALVNRVAPLIRYRSDDIVRLTRETCRCGRTHARMWTVGRRSDEIVVDGQPVMPIDVWGAVETVDACALGLFQIVRPQRDVDRLRLRVGYSAAHAKRVDAVRDEVAASVAAAIGVTPEVELVPDEQLLRLGPPHKIPRVTKR comes from the coding sequence ATGCCGCCGAACGATTCGGTCTACTACGACGCGGAGTACGAGACGATGCCGCGCGCGCGGATCGAGGAGGAGCAGCTCGAGCTCCTGCTCGACCTGATCCCCTACGCGTACGAGCATTCACCGCTGGTTCGCGAGACGTGGGACGCGGCAAAGCTGGTGCCGCGCGACATCAAGTCGCTCGACGACTTCCGCGAGAAGGTGCCGTTCATCGACAAGGACGCGGTCCGGCACTTCCGCGATGACCGCAAGGATCCCTACGGCGGGTTGCTGTGCGTCGAGCCGTCGGAGCTCACCGCGATCATGTCCACCTCGGGCACGACCGGCGACCCGACGCTCGTCGCCGAACAGTGGGGCGGTGGTGGTGGCGGCCGCCCGACGATCATCACGCGCGACTTCTGGGGCATGGGGCTGCGGCCCGGCGATCGGGTCGCGCTCGTGCTGTTCACGTTCCGAGGGCCGATGTACGGGCTGATTCAAGGCCTCGGCGCGGTGCCGGTGCTCGTCGACTACGACCCGTCGGAGATCGAACGGCTGCTCGCGCTGTCGATCGAATACCGACCGACGATCATGTACAACTTCGGCAACACGCTCATGGCCGCGACGCCAACGGCCGCAGAGCACGCCGGCATCGACCCGAAGGACGCGTTCTCGTCGTACCTCGGTGTCGTGTGGGCGGGTGAGCCCCTCGGACCGCGCGCCCGCGCGCTCGCGGCAGAGTGGGGACTGCCGCTGTTCGAGCACACGAGCGTCGGCGACGTCACCGCGTCGTTCGAGTGCACCGCGCACGACGGCCTGCACTTCTGGGAGGACACCGCGTTCGTGGAGGGCATCGAGCCCGACGCGACCGATCACACCGACGCGGTCGCGTCGGCCGACGGTGCGCGCTGCGAGCTCGTCGCGACCGCGCTGGTCAACCGCGTCGCACCGCTCATCCGCTACCGCTCCGACGACATCGTGCGGCTCACGCGCGAGACGTGCCGCTGCGGCCGCACGCACGCGCGCATGTGGACGGTCGGCCGGCGCAGCGACGAGATCGTCGTCGACGGACAGCCGGTGATGCCGATCGACGTGTGGGGCGCGGTCGAGACGGTCGACGCGTGCGCGCTCGGGCTCTTCCAGATCGTCCGGCCGCAGCGCGACGTCGACCGGCTGCGGCTGCGCGTCGGCTATTCGGCCGCGCACGCCAAGCGGGTCGACGCGGTGCGCGACGAAGTCGCGGCGTCGGTCGCGGCTGCGATCGGCGTGACGCCCGAGGTCGAGCTCGTGCCCGACGAGCAGCTGCTGCGGCTCGGACCGCCACACAAGATCCCGCGGGTGACGAAGCGATGA
- a CDS encoding TetR/AcrR family transcriptional regulator, whose product MAISEGTATSAARVAARTVSPARERAESEARALLEAALAVLRRDGAAGLTVAAVLAEAGLSTRAFYRHFASKDELLLALFDADTEAVARRVDTAIDASTDPRAALVAWVDQQLALAYAPRRSHRTQVLWSEGRRLQLDHPDEFARIVAAVLAPLERVLAAGKVSGDFPNTDPAADARAIHAVAWDLVEQRLAGGSGTLASARAHVLRFCLPALGASEQRSHRDGRVASRPGRAGHGGVRSGARSERDKQ is encoded by the coding sequence ATGGCCATCTCGGAGGGGACCGCGACCAGCGCGGCGCGGGTCGCGGCGCGCACGGTGTCGCCGGCCCGGGAACGGGCGGAATCCGAGGCGCGCGCGCTGCTCGAAGCCGCGCTCGCCGTGCTGCGCCGCGACGGCGCCGCCGGGCTCACGGTCGCGGCGGTGCTCGCCGAGGCGGGGCTGTCGACCCGCGCGTTCTACCGGCACTTCGCCTCGAAGGACGAGCTGCTGCTCGCACTGTTCGACGCCGACACCGAAGCCGTCGCCCGGCGCGTCGACACCGCGATCGACGCGTCGACCGATCCGCGCGCCGCGCTCGTCGCGTGGGTCGACCAGCAGCTCGCGCTCGCGTACGCGCCGCGGCGCTCGCACCGCACCCAGGTGCTGTGGAGCGAGGGCCGGCGGCTCCAGCTCGACCATCCCGACGAGTTCGCGCGCATCGTCGCCGCGGTACTCGCGCCACTCGAGCGCGTGCTCGCCGCCGGCAAGGTGTCCGGCGACTTCCCGAACACCGATCCCGCGGCCGACGCGCGCGCGATCCACGCGGTGGCGTGGGATCTGGTCGAGCAGCGCCTCGCCGGCGGCTCGGGCACGCTCGCGTCGGCGCGCGCGCACGTCCTGCGCTTCTGCCTCCCAGCACTGGGTGCGAGTGAGCAACGATCCCACAGGGACGGCCGGGTCGCTTCGCGTCCCGGCCGAGCTGGGCACGGAGGCGTCAGGAGCGGCGCGCGAAGCGAGCGCGACAAGCAATGA
- a CDS encoding amidohydrolase family protein gives MLDVVIRGGTVVDGTGAPPRRADVGVRDGRIVAVGAIDEDSQQTVDAGGRLVIPGIVDPHTHYDAQLFWDPNASPSNVHGVTTVIGGNCGFTLAPLRGGDADYLRRMMAKVEGMPLAALEQGVDWEWESFGDYLARLDGGLGVNAAFLVGHCAIRRYVMGADAIGREASDDQLAAMVRLLHESLEAGGIGFSTTLSYTHSDGDGKPVASRWANRDELLALCTATGEHEGTTLEGIIDGCLDTFSEEEIELFTAMSVAAQRPLNWNVLTVDSQVPQRVTKQLDAGSRAAAAGGELVALTMPVLVPMNMSFLTHCALFLMPGWSDVMALPVPERIAKLREPETRAWMNERARSEDAGVLRRLADWGNYVLGDTYSAANEGLSGKIVADIARERGTAPFDTLLDIVIADDLRTVLWPRPTDGDDASWDLRKQVWEDPRAMIGGSDAGAHLDRMCGAPYPTRFLGDMLRGRKLLPIERAVQMITDTPARLFGLRDRGRLVPGAHADIAIVDPETVGSELATLVADLPGGTARLTAGSTGVVAVFVNGVQTVADDAPTGARPGTLLRSGRDTETVRPGARGRDAR, from the coding sequence GTGCTCGATGTGGTGATCCGGGGCGGCACGGTCGTCGACGGGACCGGCGCGCCGCCGCGGCGCGCCGATGTGGGTGTGCGCGACGGGCGCATCGTCGCGGTGGGCGCGATCGACGAGGACTCGCAGCAGACCGTCGACGCCGGCGGCCGGCTCGTGATCCCGGGCATCGTCGACCCGCACACGCACTACGACGCGCAGCTGTTCTGGGATCCGAACGCATCGCCGTCGAACGTGCACGGCGTCACCACCGTCATCGGCGGGAACTGCGGCTTCACGCTCGCGCCGCTGCGCGGCGGCGACGCCGACTACCTGCGGCGCATGATGGCGAAGGTCGAGGGCATGCCGCTCGCCGCGCTGGAGCAGGGCGTCGACTGGGAGTGGGAGTCGTTCGGCGACTACCTCGCGCGGCTCGACGGCGGTCTCGGCGTGAACGCGGCCTTCCTCGTGGGCCACTGCGCAATCCGCCGCTACGTGATGGGCGCCGACGCGATCGGCCGGGAGGCGTCCGACGATCAGCTCGCGGCGATGGTGCGCCTGCTGCACGAGTCGCTCGAGGCCGGCGGCATCGGCTTCTCGACGACCCTCTCGTACACGCACTCCGACGGCGACGGGAAGCCGGTCGCGTCACGCTGGGCCAACCGCGACGAGTTGCTCGCGCTGTGCACCGCGACCGGCGAGCACGAGGGCACGACGCTCGAAGGCATCATCGACGGCTGCCTCGACACGTTCTCCGAGGAAGAGATCGAGCTGTTCACCGCGATGAGCGTCGCCGCGCAACGACCGCTGAACTGGAACGTGCTCACCGTCGACTCGCAGGTGCCGCAGCGGGTCACGAAGCAGCTCGATGCCGGCAGTCGCGCGGCCGCCGCGGGCGGCGAGCTGGTCGCGCTGACGATGCCGGTACTCGTCCCGATGAACATGAGCTTCCTCACGCACTGCGCGTTGTTCCTCATGCCCGGTTGGAGCGACGTGATGGCGCTGCCGGTTCCCGAGCGCATCGCGAAGCTGCGCGAGCCCGAGACGCGCGCGTGGATGAACGAGCGCGCGCGAAGCGAGGACGCCGGCGTGCTCCGGCGGCTCGCCGACTGGGGCAACTACGTGCTCGGCGACACGTACAGCGCCGCGAACGAAGGGCTGTCGGGAAAGATCGTCGCCGACATCGCGCGCGAGCGCGGCACCGCGCCGTTCGACACGCTGCTCGACATCGTGATCGCCGACGACCTGCGCACCGTGCTCTGGCCCCGCCCGACCGACGGCGACGACGCGAGCTGGGACTTGCGCAAGCAGGTGTGGGAGGACCCGCGCGCGATGATCGGCGGCTCCGACGCCGGCGCGCACCTCGACCGCATGTGCGGCGCGCCCTATCCGACTCGGTTCCTCGGCGACATGCTGCGCGGCCGCAAGCTGTTGCCGATCGAGCGCGCGGTGCAGATGATCACCGACACGCCGGCGCGCCTGTTCGGGCTGCGCGATCGCGGCCGCCTCGTACCCGGCGCGCACGCCGACATCGCGATCGTCGATCCCGAGACCGTCGGGTCCGAGCTCGCGACGCTCGTCGCCGATCTTCCCGGTGGGACCGCGCGCCTCACCGCGGGCTCGACCGGTGTGGTCGCGGTCTTCGTGAACGGAGTGCAGACGGTGGCCGACGATGCGCCGACCGGCGCGCGGCCGGGCACGCTGCTGCGTTCGGGGCGCGACACCGAGACGGTGCGACCCGGCGCGCGCGGACGCGACGCTCGGTAG
- a CDS encoding cold-shock protein yields the protein MATGTVKFFNADKGFGFISREQGEDVFVHFSNIQGSGYRSLEQGQRVEFDVAPGRKGEEAQNVRVI from the coding sequence TTGGCAACAGGAACGGTCAAGTTTTTCAACGCGGACAAGGGCTTCGGCTTCATCTCGCGTGAGCAGGGCGAGGACGTCTTCGTTCACTTCTCGAACATCCAGGGCAGCGGCTACCGGTCGCTCGAGCAGGGCCAGCGCGTCGAGTTCGACGTCGCGCCGGGCCGCAAGGGCGAAGAGGCGCAGAACGTTCGCGTCATCTGA
- a CDS encoding family 20 glycosylhydrolase, which yields MTENLVLLPQPRRCSLSDETVQWREATVSRDRTLPREGYRLRIGAAMVDLTASDDAGEAYGRATLRQLARLHDGRLPVGAIEDWPDLAVRAVMIDIARDKVPTIETLHGIIDRLAEWKVNQLQLYTEHTFAYADHEAVWRDASPLTADDIDALDAYCRERFVELVPNQNCLGHAERWLRHERYRSLALQPEGFTEYGQWRGPSTLDPRNPAALELVQSWLAELLPHFTSRRAHIGLDEPWELRAEQIDDYLAWVAQLRALPEVEGRELLMWGDILGARPELVARIPDGVTICEWGYDADYDFAAKAEVFAGARREFWTCPGTSSWLSILGRFTNMVGNCAHAVDAAIAHGGTGMLNTDWGDQGHLQYLPVSEPGFAYGAAVSWCLETNRDLDVAAALDRHCYADAAGELGRALVRLGDSHRELSAQVGNVASSTLHLYFPQLHIGRGPLAGVQPSEYEAIEAILDDVDGALDRARPGRADGDLVKAELRNSMALVRVLCRDAIARLAGDGSIASVPEATRTELARSLDPVIDAHRELWLARNRPGGLADSVAKLRTLRTAYLRA from the coding sequence ATGACCGAGAACCTCGTGCTGCTGCCCCAGCCTCGTCGGTGCTCGCTCTCGGACGAGACCGTTCAGTGGCGCGAGGCGACCGTCAGCCGCGACCGCACGCTGCCGCGCGAGGGCTACCGGTTGCGGATCGGTGCCGCGATGGTGGACCTCACCGCGTCCGACGACGCGGGCGAGGCGTACGGGCGCGCGACGCTGCGGCAGCTCGCGCGCCTGCACGACGGCCGGTTGCCCGTTGGCGCGATCGAGGACTGGCCCGATCTCGCGGTACGCGCGGTGATGATCGACATCGCGCGCGACAAGGTGCCGACCATCGAGACGCTGCACGGGATCATCGACCGGCTCGCCGAGTGGAAGGTCAACCAGCTCCAGCTCTACACCGAGCACACGTTCGCGTACGCCGATCACGAAGCGGTGTGGCGCGACGCGAGCCCGTTGACCGCCGACGACATCGACGCGCTCGACGCCTATTGCCGCGAGCGGTTCGTCGAGCTCGTGCCGAACCAGAACTGCCTCGGGCATGCGGAACGATGGTTGCGGCACGAGCGCTACCGATCACTGGCGCTGCAACCCGAGGGCTTCACCGAGTACGGGCAGTGGCGCGGGCCGTCGACGCTCGACCCCCGCAATCCGGCCGCGCTCGAGCTCGTGCAGTCGTGGCTCGCAGAGTTGCTGCCCCACTTCACCAGCCGGCGCGCGCACATCGGGCTCGACGAGCCGTGGGAGCTGCGCGCGGAGCAGATCGACGACTACCTCGCGTGGGTCGCGCAGCTGCGCGCGCTGCCGGAAGTGGAAGGGCGCGAGCTCCTCATGTGGGGCGACATCCTCGGCGCGCGCCCCGAGCTCGTCGCGCGCATCCCCGACGGCGTGACGATCTGCGAGTGGGGCTACGACGCCGATTACGACTTCGCGGCGAAGGCCGAGGTGTTCGCGGGCGCGCGGCGCGAGTTCTGGACGTGCCCCGGCACGTCGAGCTGGCTCTCGATCCTCGGGCGGTTCACGAACATGGTCGGCAACTGCGCGCACGCGGTCGACGCCGCGATCGCGCACGGCGGCACCGGCATGCTCAACACCGACTGGGGCGACCAAGGCCATCTGCAGTACCTGCCGGTGAGCGAACCCGGCTTCGCGTACGGGGCCGCGGTGTCGTGGTGCCTCGAGACGAACCGCGATCTCGACGTCGCCGCCGCGCTCGACCGTCACTGCTACGCCGACGCGGCCGGCGAGCTCGGGCGCGCGCTCGTACGACTCGGCGACTCCCACCGCGAGCTGAGCGCGCAGGTCGGCAACGTCGCGAGCTCGACCCTGCACCTCTACTTCCCGCAGCTCCACATCGGCCGCGGACCGCTCGCGGGCGTGCAGCCTTCGGAGTACGAAGCGATCGAGGCGATCCTCGACGACGTCGACGGCGCGCTCGATCGCGCGCGACCGGGGCGCGCCGACGGCGACCTCGTCAAGGCCGAGTTGCGCAACTCGATGGCGCTGGTGCGCGTCCTCTGCCGGGATGCGATCGCGCGGCTCGCGGGCGATGGATCGATCGCATCGGTGCCCGAAGCGACGCGCACCGAGCTCGCGCGCTCACTGGATCCCGTGATCGACGCGCACCGCGAGCTGTGGCTCGCGCGCAACCGCCCCGGCGGACTCGCCGACAGCGTCGCCAAATTAAGAACACTGCGCACCGCGTACCTTCGCGCCTGA